A window from Bos indicus isolate NIAB-ARS_2022 breed Sahiwal x Tharparkar chromosome 1, NIAB-ARS_B.indTharparkar_mat_pri_1.0, whole genome shotgun sequence encodes these proteins:
- the ZBTB20 gene encoding zinc finger and BTB domain-containing protein 20 isoform X3, whose product MTERIHSINLHNFSNSVLETLNEQRNRGHFCDVTVRIHGSMLRAHRCVLAAGSPFFQDKLLLGYSDIEIPSVVSVQSVQKLIDFMYSGVLRVSQSEALQILTAASILQIKTVIDECTRIVSQNVGDVFPGIQDSGQDTPRGTPESGTSGQSSDTESGYLQSHPQHSVDRIYSALYACSMQNGSGERSFYSGAVVSHHETALGLPRDHHIEDPSWITRIHERSQQMERYLSTTPETTHCRKQPRPVRIQTLVGNIHIKQEMEDDYDYYGQQRVQILERNESEECTEDTDQAEGTESEPKGESFDSGVSSSIGTEPDSVEQQFGPGAARDSQAEPAQPEQAAEAPAEGAPQPHQLETGASSPERSNEVEVDNTVITVSNSSDKSVLQQPSVNTSIGQPLPSTQLYLRQTETLTSNLRMPLTLTSNTQVIGTAGNTYLPALFTTQPAGSGPKPFLFSLPQPLAGQQTQFVTVSQPGLSTFTAQLPAPQPLAPSAGHSTASGQGEKKPYECTLCNKTFTAKQNYVKHMFVHTGEKPHQCSICWRSFSLKDYLIKHMVTHTGVRAYQCSICNKRFTQKSSLNVHMRLHRGEKSYECYICKKKFSHKTLLERHVALHSASNGTPPAGTPPGSRAGPPGVGACTEGTTYVCSVCPAKFDQIEQFNDHMRMHVSDG is encoded by the exons ATGACCGAGCGCATTCACAGCATCAACCTTCACAACTTCAGCAATTCCGTGCTCGAGACCCTCAACGAGCAGCGCAACCGTGGCCACTTCTGTGACGTGACGGTGCGCATCCACGGGAGCATGCTGCGCGCACACCGCTGCGTGCTGGCCGCCGGCAGCCCCTTCTTCCAGGACAAGCTGCTGCTGGGCTACAGTGACATCGAGATCCCGTCGGTGGTGTCGGTGCAGTCGGTGCAAAAGCTCATTGACTTCATGTACAGCGGCGTGCTGCGCGTCTCGCAGTCGGAAGCCCTGCAGATCCTCACGGCCGCCAGCATCCTGCAGATCAAAACTGTCATCGATGAGTGCACGCGCATCGTGTCGCAGAACGTGGGCGATGTGTTCCCGGGGATCCAGGACTCAGGCCAGGACACGCCACGGGGTACTCCCGAGTCAGGCACCTCCGGCCAGAGCAGCGACACCGAGTCAGGCTACCTGCAGAGCCACCCGCAGCACAGCGTGGACAGGATCTACTCGGCGCTGTACGCCTGCTCCATGCAGAACGGCAGCGGCGAGCGCTCCTTCTACAGCGGCGCAGTAGTCAGCCACCACGAGACTGCGCTCGGCCTGCCCCGCGACCACCACATAGAAGACCCCAGCTGGATCACGCGCATCCACGAGCGCTCGCAGCAGATGGAGCGCTACCTGTCCACCACCCCCGAGACCACGCACTGCCGCAAGCAGCCCCGGCCCGTGCGCATCCAGACCCTGGTGGGCAACATCCAtatcaagcaggagatggaggaCGACTACGACTACTACGGGCAGCAAAGGGTGCAGATCCTGGAGCGCAATGAGTCCGAGGAGTGCACGGAAGACACCGACCAGGCCGAGGGCACCGAGAGTGAGCCCAAGGGCGAAAGCTTCGACTCGGGCGTCAGCTCCTCCATAGGCACCGAGCCTGACTCCGTGGAGCAGCAGTTCGGGCCCGGGGCGGCGCGGGACAGCCAGGCCGAACCTGCCCAACCTGAGCAGGCCGCGGAAGCCCCGGCCGAGGGCGCCCCGCAGCCGCACCAGCTAGAGACCGGTGCCTCCTCCCCCGAAAGAAGCAACGAGGTGGAGGTGGACAACACGGTGATCACTGTCAGCAACAGCTCCGACAAAAGTGTCCTGCAGCAGCCTTCGGTCAACACGTCCATCGGGCAGCCATTGCCAAGTACCCAGCTCTACTTACGCCAGACCGAAACCCTCACCAGCAACTTGAGGATGCCTCTGACCTTAACCAGCAACACGCAGGTCATTGGCACAGCCGGTAACACCTACCTGCCGGCCCTCTTCACTACCCAGCCGGCGGGCAGCGGCCCCAAGCCTTTCCTCTTCAGCCTGCCACAGCCCCTGGCAGGCCAGCAGACCCAGTTTGTGACAGTGTCCCAGCCCGGCCTGTCGACCTTTACTGCACAGCTGCCAGCGCCACAGCCCCTGGCCCCATCCGCAGGCCACAGCACAGCCAGTGGGCAGGGCGAAAAAAAGCCTTATGAGTGCACTCTCTGCAACAAGACTTTCACCGCCAAACAGAACTACGTCAAGCACATGTTCGTACACACAG GTGAGAAGCCCCACCAATGCAGCATCTGCTGGCGCTCCTTCTCCTTAAAGGATTACCTTATCAAGCACATGGTAACACACACGGGAGTGAGGGCGTACCAGTGTAGCATCTGCAACAAGCGCTTCACCCAGAAGAGCTCCCTCAACGTGCACATGCGCCTCCACCGGGGCGAGAAGTCCTATGAGTGCTACATCTGCaaaaagaagttctcccacaagACCCTCCTGGAGCGGCACGTGGCCCTGCACAGCGCCAGCAACGGGACCCCTCCCGCGGGCACACCCCCGGGGTCCCGCGCCGGCCCCCCCGGGGTGGGGGCCTGCACGGAGGGGACCACCTACGTCTGCTCCGTCTGTCCAGCCAAGTTTGACCAAATCGAGCAGTTCAACGACCACATGAGGATGCACGTGTCTGATGGATAA
- the ZBTB20 gene encoding zinc finger and BTB domain-containing protein 20 isoform X2, whose product MFEKESEETLGDISCKGMTERIHSINLHNFSNSVLETLNEQRNRGHFCDVTVRIHGSMLRAHRCVLAAGSPFFQDKLLLGYSDIEIPSVVSVQSVQKLIDFMYSGVLRVSQSEALQILTAASILQIKTVIDECTRIVSQNVGDVFPGIQDSGQDTPRGTPESGTSGQSSDTESGYLQSHPQHSVDRIYSALYACSMQNGSGERSFYSGAVVSHHETALGLPRDHHIEDPSWITRIHERSQQMERYLSTTPETTHCRKQPRPVRIQTLVGNIHIKQEMEDDYDYYGQQRVQILERNESEECTEDTDQAEGTESEPKGESFDSGVSSSIGTEPDSVEQQFGPGAARDSQAEPAQPEQAAEAPAEGAPQPHQLETGASSPERSNEVEVDNTVITVSNSSDKSVLQQPSVNTSIGQPLPSTQLYLRQTETLTSNLRMPLTLTSNTQVIGTAGNTYLPALFTTQPAGSGPKPFLFSLPQPLAGQQTQFVTVSQPGLSTFTAQLPAPQPLAPSAGHSTASGQGEKKPYECTLCNKTFTAKQNYVKHMFVHTGEKPHQCSICWRSFSLKDYLIKHMVTHTGVRAYQCSICNKRFTQKSSLNVHMRLHRGEKSYECYICKKKFSHKTLLERHVALHSASNGTPPAGTPPGSRAGPPGVGACTEGTTYVCSVCPAKFDQIEQFNDHMRMHVSDG is encoded by the exons GTGACATCAGTTGCAAGGGGATGACCGAGCGCATTCACAGCATCAACCTTCACAACTTCAGCAATTCCGTGCTCGAGACCCTCAACGAGCAGCGCAACCGTGGCCACTTCTGTGACGTGACGGTGCGCATCCACGGGAGCATGCTGCGCGCACACCGCTGCGTGCTGGCCGCCGGCAGCCCCTTCTTCCAGGACAAGCTGCTGCTGGGCTACAGTGACATCGAGATCCCGTCGGTGGTGTCGGTGCAGTCGGTGCAAAAGCTCATTGACTTCATGTACAGCGGCGTGCTGCGCGTCTCGCAGTCGGAAGCCCTGCAGATCCTCACGGCCGCCAGCATCCTGCAGATCAAAACTGTCATCGATGAGTGCACGCGCATCGTGTCGCAGAACGTGGGCGATGTGTTCCCGGGGATCCAGGACTCAGGCCAGGACACGCCACGGGGTACTCCCGAGTCAGGCACCTCCGGCCAGAGCAGCGACACCGAGTCAGGCTACCTGCAGAGCCACCCGCAGCACAGCGTGGACAGGATCTACTCGGCGCTGTACGCCTGCTCCATGCAGAACGGCAGCGGCGAGCGCTCCTTCTACAGCGGCGCAGTAGTCAGCCACCACGAGACTGCGCTCGGCCTGCCCCGCGACCACCACATAGAAGACCCCAGCTGGATCACGCGCATCCACGAGCGCTCGCAGCAGATGGAGCGCTACCTGTCCACCACCCCCGAGACCACGCACTGCCGCAAGCAGCCCCGGCCCGTGCGCATCCAGACCCTGGTGGGCAACATCCAtatcaagcaggagatggaggaCGACTACGACTACTACGGGCAGCAAAGGGTGCAGATCCTGGAGCGCAATGAGTCCGAGGAGTGCACGGAAGACACCGACCAGGCCGAGGGCACCGAGAGTGAGCCCAAGGGCGAAAGCTTCGACTCGGGCGTCAGCTCCTCCATAGGCACCGAGCCTGACTCCGTGGAGCAGCAGTTCGGGCCCGGGGCGGCGCGGGACAGCCAGGCCGAACCTGCCCAACCTGAGCAGGCCGCGGAAGCCCCGGCCGAGGGCGCCCCGCAGCCGCACCAGCTAGAGACCGGTGCCTCCTCCCCCGAAAGAAGCAACGAGGTGGAGGTGGACAACACGGTGATCACTGTCAGCAACAGCTCCGACAAAAGTGTCCTGCAGCAGCCTTCGGTCAACACGTCCATCGGGCAGCCATTGCCAAGTACCCAGCTCTACTTACGCCAGACCGAAACCCTCACCAGCAACTTGAGGATGCCTCTGACCTTAACCAGCAACACGCAGGTCATTGGCACAGCCGGTAACACCTACCTGCCGGCCCTCTTCACTACCCAGCCGGCGGGCAGCGGCCCCAAGCCTTTCCTCTTCAGCCTGCCACAGCCCCTGGCAGGCCAGCAGACCCAGTTTGTGACAGTGTCCCAGCCCGGCCTGTCGACCTTTACTGCACAGCTGCCAGCGCCACAGCCCCTGGCCCCATCCGCAGGCCACAGCACAGCCAGTGGGCAGGGCGAAAAAAAGCCTTATGAGTGCACTCTCTGCAACAAGACTTTCACCGCCAAACAGAACTACGTCAAGCACATGTTCGTACACACAG GTGAGAAGCCCCACCAATGCAGCATCTGCTGGCGCTCCTTCTCCTTAAAGGATTACCTTATCAAGCACATGGTAACACACACGGGAGTGAGGGCGTACCAGTGTAGCATCTGCAACAAGCGCTTCACCCAGAAGAGCTCCCTCAACGTGCACATGCGCCTCCACCGGGGCGAGAAGTCCTATGAGTGCTACATCTGCaaaaagaagttctcccacaagACCCTCCTGGAGCGGCACGTGGCCCTGCACAGCGCCAGCAACGGGACCCCTCCCGCGGGCACACCCCCGGGGTCCCGCGCCGGCCCCCCCGGGGTGGGGGCCTGCACGGAGGGGACCACCTACGTCTGCTCCGTCTGTCCAGCCAAGTTTGACCAAATCGAGCAGTTCAACGACCACATGAGGATGCACGTGTCTGATGGATAA
- the ZBTB20 gene encoding zinc finger and BTB domain-containing protein 20 isoform X1 has product MLERKKPKTAENQKASEENEITQPGGSSAKPGLPCLNFEAVLSPGPALIHSTHSLTNSHAHPGSSDCDISCKGMTERIHSINLHNFSNSVLETLNEQRNRGHFCDVTVRIHGSMLRAHRCVLAAGSPFFQDKLLLGYSDIEIPSVVSVQSVQKLIDFMYSGVLRVSQSEALQILTAASILQIKTVIDECTRIVSQNVGDVFPGIQDSGQDTPRGTPESGTSGQSSDTESGYLQSHPQHSVDRIYSALYACSMQNGSGERSFYSGAVVSHHETALGLPRDHHIEDPSWITRIHERSQQMERYLSTTPETTHCRKQPRPVRIQTLVGNIHIKQEMEDDYDYYGQQRVQILERNESEECTEDTDQAEGTESEPKGESFDSGVSSSIGTEPDSVEQQFGPGAARDSQAEPAQPEQAAEAPAEGAPQPHQLETGASSPERSNEVEVDNTVITVSNSSDKSVLQQPSVNTSIGQPLPSTQLYLRQTETLTSNLRMPLTLTSNTQVIGTAGNTYLPALFTTQPAGSGPKPFLFSLPQPLAGQQTQFVTVSQPGLSTFTAQLPAPQPLAPSAGHSTASGQGEKKPYECTLCNKTFTAKQNYVKHMFVHTGEKPHQCSICWRSFSLKDYLIKHMVTHTGVRAYQCSICNKRFTQKSSLNVHMRLHRGEKSYECYICKKKFSHKTLLERHVALHSASNGTPPAGTPPGSRAGPPGVGACTEGTTYVCSVCPAKFDQIEQFNDHMRMHVSDG; this is encoded by the exons GTGACATCAGTTGCAAGGGGATGACCGAGCGCATTCACAGCATCAACCTTCACAACTTCAGCAATTCCGTGCTCGAGACCCTCAACGAGCAGCGCAACCGTGGCCACTTCTGTGACGTGACGGTGCGCATCCACGGGAGCATGCTGCGCGCACACCGCTGCGTGCTGGCCGCCGGCAGCCCCTTCTTCCAGGACAAGCTGCTGCTGGGCTACAGTGACATCGAGATCCCGTCGGTGGTGTCGGTGCAGTCGGTGCAAAAGCTCATTGACTTCATGTACAGCGGCGTGCTGCGCGTCTCGCAGTCGGAAGCCCTGCAGATCCTCACGGCCGCCAGCATCCTGCAGATCAAAACTGTCATCGATGAGTGCACGCGCATCGTGTCGCAGAACGTGGGCGATGTGTTCCCGGGGATCCAGGACTCAGGCCAGGACACGCCACGGGGTACTCCCGAGTCAGGCACCTCCGGCCAGAGCAGCGACACCGAGTCAGGCTACCTGCAGAGCCACCCGCAGCACAGCGTGGACAGGATCTACTCGGCGCTGTACGCCTGCTCCATGCAGAACGGCAGCGGCGAGCGCTCCTTCTACAGCGGCGCAGTAGTCAGCCACCACGAGACTGCGCTCGGCCTGCCCCGCGACCACCACATAGAAGACCCCAGCTGGATCACGCGCATCCACGAGCGCTCGCAGCAGATGGAGCGCTACCTGTCCACCACCCCCGAGACCACGCACTGCCGCAAGCAGCCCCGGCCCGTGCGCATCCAGACCCTGGTGGGCAACATCCAtatcaagcaggagatggaggaCGACTACGACTACTACGGGCAGCAAAGGGTGCAGATCCTGGAGCGCAATGAGTCCGAGGAGTGCACGGAAGACACCGACCAGGCCGAGGGCACCGAGAGTGAGCCCAAGGGCGAAAGCTTCGACTCGGGCGTCAGCTCCTCCATAGGCACCGAGCCTGACTCCGTGGAGCAGCAGTTCGGGCCCGGGGCGGCGCGGGACAGCCAGGCCGAACCTGCCCAACCTGAGCAGGCCGCGGAAGCCCCGGCCGAGGGCGCCCCGCAGCCGCACCAGCTAGAGACCGGTGCCTCCTCCCCCGAAAGAAGCAACGAGGTGGAGGTGGACAACACGGTGATCACTGTCAGCAACAGCTCCGACAAAAGTGTCCTGCAGCAGCCTTCGGTCAACACGTCCATCGGGCAGCCATTGCCAAGTACCCAGCTCTACTTACGCCAGACCGAAACCCTCACCAGCAACTTGAGGATGCCTCTGACCTTAACCAGCAACACGCAGGTCATTGGCACAGCCGGTAACACCTACCTGCCGGCCCTCTTCACTACCCAGCCGGCGGGCAGCGGCCCCAAGCCTTTCCTCTTCAGCCTGCCACAGCCCCTGGCAGGCCAGCAGACCCAGTTTGTGACAGTGTCCCAGCCCGGCCTGTCGACCTTTACTGCACAGCTGCCAGCGCCACAGCCCCTGGCCCCATCCGCAGGCCACAGCACAGCCAGTGGGCAGGGCGAAAAAAAGCCTTATGAGTGCACTCTCTGCAACAAGACTTTCACCGCCAAACAGAACTACGTCAAGCACATGTTCGTACACACAG GTGAGAAGCCCCACCAATGCAGCATCTGCTGGCGCTCCTTCTCCTTAAAGGATTACCTTATCAAGCACATGGTAACACACACGGGAGTGAGGGCGTACCAGTGTAGCATCTGCAACAAGCGCTTCACCCAGAAGAGCTCCCTCAACGTGCACATGCGCCTCCACCGGGGCGAGAAGTCCTATGAGTGCTACATCTGCaaaaagaagttctcccacaagACCCTCCTGGAGCGGCACGTGGCCCTGCACAGCGCCAGCAACGGGACCCCTCCCGCGGGCACACCCCCGGGGTCCCGCGCCGGCCCCCCCGGGGTGGGGGCCTGCACGGAGGGGACCACCTACGTCTGCTCCGTCTGTCCAGCCAAGTTTGACCAAATCGAGCAGTTCAACGACCACATGAGGATGCACGTGTCTGATGGATAA